A region from the Alnus glutinosa chromosome 5, dhAlnGlut1.1, whole genome shotgun sequence genome encodes:
- the LOC133867922 gene encoding cysteine-rich receptor-like protein kinase 44, whose protein sequence is MVSSRLLFFLSAILLLTAQAVAQATDFLYHFCIDNNGNYTANSTYERNLNHLLSSLSSNTEIDYGFYNSSYGQNPDQVSAIGLCRGDINLDDCRGCLNISTSLLKQHCPNQKEAIGWFDNCMLRYSNRSILGVEETSPSFYMWNTNNVSANYDQFKDDLRKLLESLRSEAVAGGSLRKFAAGNATAPNFQTLYALVQCTPDLSELECNNCLAGTFQGIPTCCDGKQGGRVISPSCSMRFEVYQFYTLTAAASPPSSPVAPPVSPPPPLTNTNTTKGSETNTSRTIIIIIVPIAAFVVLVISFCVYFRVKGKPRREKVETVEDDAISSVESLQFDFSIIRVATDNFSEANKLGQGGFGAVYKGRLSDGQIIAIKRLSKNSGQGDLEFKNEVLLVAKLQHRNLVRLLGFCFERDERLLIYEFMPNTSLDHFLFDPIKRAHLDWQRRYKIIGGIARGILYLHEDSRLRIIHRDLKASNILLDAEMNPKISDFGMARLFFLDQTQGNTSKIVGTYGYMAPEYAMHGQFSVKSDVFSFGVLMLEIVSGQKNNCFRNGENVEDLLSYAWKNWREGTTSNIVDPTIRLGATTEIMRCIHIGLLCVQENVADRPTMASVILMLTSYSITLQVPSQPAFFMHSNFDSETTPLWMQSTWVTKSDERSKGDSVEASVNEASITELYPR, encoded by the exons ATGGTTTCCTCAAGATTACTTTTCTTCCTCTCTGCCATCTTATTACTCACTGCTCAAGCAGTAGCACAAGCGACAGACTTCCTTTATCATTTCTGTATAGACAACAATGGAAACTACACCGCCAACAGTACATATGAGAGAAACCTCAACCACCTCCTCTCCTCCCTCTCCTCCAACACAGAAATTGACTATGGCTTCTACAATTCCTCTTATGGCCAAAACCCTGACCAAGTATCTGCAATTGGACTTTGCAGAGGAGATATTAACCTAGATGATTGCCGTGGTTGCCTCAATATATCTACGTCTCTTCTCAAGCAGCACTGCCCCAATCAGAAGGAGGCAATTGGATGGTTCGACAACTGTATGTTACGATACTCAAATCGCTCCATTTTAGGCGTGGAGGAAACTAGTCCAAGTTTCTATATGTGGAACACGAACAACGTATCGGCAAATTACGATCAATTCAAAGATGATCTTAGGAAATTGTTGGAAAGCCTAAGAAGTGAAGCTGTAGCAGGTGGTTCTCTTCGTAAGTTTGCAGCAGGAAACGCAACGGCACCAAACTTTCAAACATTATATGCACTTGTGCAGTGCACACCTGATTTGTCTGAGCTAGAATGCAACAATTGTTTAGCTGGGACTTTCCAAGGTATTCCAACCTGTTGTGATGGGAAGCAGGGTGGGAGAGTCATTAGTCCCAGCTGTAGTATGAGATTTGAGGTCTACCAGTTCTATACCTTGACAGCGGCTGCGTCACCCCCATCGTCTCCAGTAGCACCACCAGTATCTCCTCCTCCACCATTGaccaacaccaatacaacaaaaG gtaGCGAGACAAACACATCTAGAACTATCATCATTATAATTGTGCCAATTGCTGCTTTTGTGGTACTAGTCATCAGCTTCTGCGTATATTTCAGAGTAAAGGGGAAGCCAAGAAGAGAGAAAGTTGAAA CTGTTGAAGATGATGCGATTAGTAGCGTGGAATCCTTGCAATTCGACTTCAGCATTATCAGAGTTGCAACAGATAACTTTTCTGAAGCGAATAAGCTCGGACAAGGTGGATTTGGTGCTGTTTACAAG GGTAGGCTTTCTGATGGACAAATTATAGCTATAAAAAGATTATCGAAGAATTCCGGACAAGGAGatttagaatttaaaaatgaggtcCTATTAGTTGCCAAGCTTCAACACCGTAATCTAGTTAGACTCTTAGGTTTTTGCTTTGAAAGAGATGAAAGGCTCTTGATATATGAGTTTATGCCAAATACAAGCCTCGATCACTTTCTTTTTG ATCCAATCAAGCGTGCACATTTGGATTGGCAAAGGCGCTACAAGATCATAGGAGGCATTGCTCGGGGAATTCTTtatcttcatgaagattctCGACTTCGTATTATTCATCGTGATCTTAAGGCTAGCAACATTCTTTTAGATGCAGAAATGAACCCgaaaatttcagattttggcatggcaaGATTGTTTTTCTTGGATCAAACTCAAGGAAATACAAGTAAAATTGTTGGAACCTA CGGATATATGGCTCCAGAGTATGCAATGCACGGACAATTCTCAGTAAAGTCTGACGTCTTTAGTTTCGGTGTATTAATGTTGGAAATAGTGAGTGGACAGAAGAATAATTGCTTCAGAAATGGAGAGAATGTGGAGGATCTTCTAAGCTAT GCATGGAAAAATTGGAGAGAGGGAACTACTTCAAATATTGTGGATCCTACAATAAGGCTAGGCGCAACAACTGAAATTATGAGATGCATCCACATTGGGTTACTATGTGTTCAAGAAAATGTAGCTGACAGACCAACCATGGCTTCAGTAATTCTTATGCTTACTAGCTACTCTATCACTCTCCAAGTACCTTCGCAGCCTGCGTTTTTTATGCACAGCAACTTTGACTCAGAGACAACACCTCTATGGATGCAAAGCACATGGGTTACAAAGTCAGATGAAAGATCTAAAGGCGACTCCGTCGAAGCCTCAGTAAATGAAGCTTCAATTACTGAGCTCTACCCGCGCTAA